The following nucleotide sequence is from Pseudomonas sessilinigenes.
AACTGGCCGGTGCCGATGCCCTGGACATTGTCACCCAGGCCTCGGCCCTGGTGGGGTCGAGCTGCTGGAAGAACAGCCCCCAGGCCCGTGCGGCCATCCAGGCCGCCATCGCCATGGCGAAGGGCGGTTGAGCCGGCCAAAGGGCCCGGGAGGGGAACGGGTTGTTCCGCGGATCTTTTGCGTAGACCATGGGCGCCTTTGTCTTGCCCTGCCAGCTGAGTTGCCCCTATGACCCTTGCCACCGAATCGTCGCCGGCCCGTTTCTCCCGCGCGGACTACAAGACCCTGGGCCTGGCCGCCCTGGGCGGTGCCCTGGAAATCTACGACTTCATCATCTTCGTATTTTTCGCCCTGACCCTGAGCCAACTGTTCTTTCCTCCGGAAATGCCCGAGTGGCTGCGGCTGTTGCAGAGCTTCGGCATCTTTGTCACCGGTTACCTGGCCCGCCCCCTGGGCGGCATCCTCATGGCCCATTTTGCCGACCGGCTGGGGCGCAAGAGGGTGTTCAGCCTGAGCATCCTGATGATGGCGCTGCCCTGCCTGCTGATTGGCAGCATGCCCACCTATGCCCAGATCGGTTACTTCGCGCCCTTGCTGCTCTTGGCCCTGCGGGTGTTGCAGGGCGCAGCCGTGGGGGGCGAGGTGCCCAGCGCCTGGGTGTTCGTGGCCGAGCACGCCCCCCGCGCTCATCGCGGTTATGCCCTGGGCTTTCTCCAGGCCGGGCTGACCTTCGGCTACCTGCTGGGTGCCTTGACTGCCACCTTGCTGGCGCAGGTCTTCAGCCCCGAGGAAATCCTCGATCACGCCTGGCGCTATCCGTTCCTGCTGGGTGGGGTCTTCGGCGTGATCGGTGTCTGGTTGCGTCGCTGGCTGAGCGAGACCCCGGTGTTCATGGCCCTGCAGCAGCAACGTGAAAGCGCCGGCGAGCTGCCGCTGCGCACCGTGTTGCGCGACCATCGGCTGGCGATCCTGCCGGCGCTGATCCTCACCTGCGTGCTGACCTCGGCGGTGGTGGTGTTCGTGGTCATTACCCCAACCATGATGCAAAAGAGCTTTGGCATGAGTGCCGGCCATACCTTCGCCCTGAGCAGCCTGGGTATTGTTTTCCTCAACCTGGGCTGTGTCCTGGCCGGGCTCCTGGTCGACCGCCTGGGCGCCTGGCGTACGGTGATGCTCTACAGCCTGCTGCTGCCCATGGGCATTGCCGTGCTCTATGGCTGCCTGATCAGTGGCGGCGACTGGGTCGGCCTGGCTTATGCCGTCGCCGGGCTGGGCTGCGGGGTGGTCGGTGCGGTGCCGTCGGTGATGGTCGGGTTGTTTCCGGCGCGGATCCGGGTATCGGGGATTTCCTTCACCTACAACATCGCCTATGCCCTCTGGGCCAGCACCACGCCGTTGCTGCTGATCGCCCTGATGCCCTGGAGCCCCTGGATCTGCGTGATGTTCTGTGCGGCGATGGGGGTGATCGGGGCCGCCAGTGCCGGGTATTTCGGTACCCGGGTCGGGGAGGCCCGCCGGTCCCAGGTCCAGGAAGCCGGCTGCTGTTGAGGTGGCGGCCTGGCCTCAGTCGACCAGCAACTGGTCCAGGTAGTGGCTGCGCTCGTTGCTCAGGCGGGTCACGCAGCGGTTGATCAAGGTGGCGTGGGCCGGTTTGCCCGGCTCCACGTCGACTGCCTCCAGCACGCAGGTGCTGTCGCGGTACTTGATCCAGGCGCGCTGGGCGTTCTTCAGCTTGCCCAGGTACTCCTGCTCCTGGAGCAGGTTGCCGGGATAGCTCTGGTGCGCCCGCTCCAGCAGCGCCTGGTAGCTCTGGTTGAGGGCGCTGTCGGCCCGCTCCTTGTCTTGCTGGGCACAGCGATCGACCTGCTGGCTGTATTCGATGTGCGCGCAGTCCAACGCGGCGGCTTGCGCTGGCAGCCAAGCGCTGCCGGCACCGAGCAGCAGGGCGGTGGCCAGAGCGAAGATCCGGGGCTGGCGAAGCATGGCGATCCCTTGGACGAAGAATGAAGCGGGCATTCTACAGGGCCGCGGCCGGCACAAAAGCGACATGAGCGCGCGGGCCGCAAGTGGCTCCGGGGCACGCTGGATAACCGGCAGATAACAGCCCGATGACAATTCGCCCGGGTGAGCCTGCCCGGCGCTCAACCGGACTATCATCAGGCCGAGGTTTTCCACTACATCGCAGGAGGCTCCATGGGCGCAGGACACAGTCACGGGCAGGTACGGGCCGGGCACGAACGCAAATTGTGGATGGCCCTGGGGCTGACCGGCAGTTTCATGATCGCCGAGGTCATCGGTGCCTTCGTCACCGGCAGCCTGGCGTTGTTGTCGGATGCTGCGCACATGCTCACCGATACCCTGGCCCTGGCGATTTCCCTGGTGGCGATCCAGGTCGCCAAGCGTCCGGCGGATCGCAAGCGCACCTTCGGCTATGCCCGTTTCGAGATCCTTGCCGCGGCATTCAATGCCCTGCTGCTGTTCGTGGTGGCCTTCTACATCCTGTTCGAGGCCTGGCAACGCCTGCAGGCGCCCCCGGAGATCCAGTCCACGGGAATGCTGGTGATCGCGGTGCTGGGCTTGATCGTCAACCTGATCTCCATGGGCCTCCTGGCTTCCGGCAGCAGCGAGAGCCTCAACGTCAAGGGGGCCTACCTGGAGGTGTGGAGCGACATGCTCGGCTCGCTCGGGGTGATCCTCGCGGCGTTGGTGATCATGTTCACCGGCTGGGGTTGGGTCGATTCACTGGTGGCGGCGGCCATTGGCCTGTGGGTGCTGCCACGGACCTGGACCCTGCTCAAGGAGAGTACCAACGTACTGTTGCAGGGCGTGCCGGACGGAGTCGATATCGACCAGGTGGAGCAGGGCATCCGTGGCGTGCCAGGGGTCAGCGAGGTGCATGACCTGCACATCTGGGCCCTGACCAGTGGCAAGAATGTACTCAGTGCCCATCTCGTAGCGCAGCTGGACAGCTGCGATGAGCAGGTGATCCTGGCCCAGGTCACCGAGCTGGTACAGGAGCGCTTCGCAATTGCCCACGTTACCTTGCAGGTGGAACAGGCCGGATTCCATGAGCAGGAACACGATCACTGAGCACCGGTGGGCTGTTGTTCAGTCACGCTCCTCGAGCACGTAGCCGACCCCGCGCAAGGTATGGATCAGCTTGCGCTCGAAGGGATCGTCGATCTTGGCCCGCAAGCGGCGGATCGAAACTTCCACCACATTGGTGTCGCAGTCGAAGTTCATGTCCCAGACAAAGGAAATGATCTGGGTCCGTGACAGCACCACGCCGCTCTGGCGCATCAGCAGGTGCAGCAGGGCGAATTCCTTGGTTGTCAGGTCGATGCGCTGCTTGCCGCGAAAGGCCCGGTGCCGGCCCTGGTCCAGCTCCAGGTCGGCGACCCGCAGCACATCTGGCACTGGCGACTGCTCGCTGCGGCGCATCAGGGTCCGGACCCTGGCCAGCAACTCGGGAAAAGCGAACGGCTTGACCAGGTAGTCGTCGGCCCCCAGGTCCAGCCCCCTGATCTTGTCTGCCAGCCGGCCTTGGGCCGTGAGCATCATGACTCGGGTATTGCTGTATTGGCGGATCTGGCCGAGCACGCCCCAGCCATCGATCTGCGGCAGGTTGACGTCGAGGATCACCAGGTCGTAGGCATGTTGGCGACTCAGGTACAGCCCATCGGCGCCACTGTTGGCGCAATCCACCACATAACCACTTTCCGTCAATCCCTGTT
It contains:
- a CDS encoding MFS transporter; this translates as MTLATESSPARFSRADYKTLGLAALGGALEIYDFIIFVFFALTLSQLFFPPEMPEWLRLLQSFGIFVTGYLARPLGGILMAHFADRLGRKRVFSLSILMMALPCLLIGSMPTYAQIGYFAPLLLLALRVLQGAAVGGEVPSAWVFVAEHAPRAHRGYALGFLQAGLTFGYLLGALTATLLAQVFSPEEILDHAWRYPFLLGGVFGVIGVWLRRWLSETPVFMALQQQRESAGELPLRTVLRDHRLAILPALILTCVLTSAVVVFVVITPTMMQKSFGMSAGHTFALSSLGIVFLNLGCVLAGLLVDRLGAWRTVMLYSLLLPMGIAVLYGCLISGGDWVGLAYAVAGLGCGVVGAVPSVMVGLFPARIRVSGISFTYNIAYALWASTTPLLLIALMPWSPWICVMFCAAMGVIGAASAGYFGTRVGEARRSQVQEAGCC
- a CDS encoding lysozyme inhibitor LprI family protein, with the protein product MLRQPRIFALATALLLGAGSAWLPAQAAALDCAHIEYSQQVDRCAQQDKERADSALNQSYQALLERAHQSYPGNLLQEQEYLGKLKNAQRAWIKYRDSTCVLEAVDVEPGKPAHATLINRCVTRLSNERSHYLDQLLVD
- a CDS encoding heavy metal response regulator transcription factor yields the protein MRILVIEDELKTADYLQQGLTESGYVVDCANSGADGLYLSRQHAYDLVILDVNLPQIDGWGVLGQIRQYSNTRVMMLTAQGRLADKIRGLDLGADDYLVKPFAFPELLARVRTLMRRSEQSPVPDVLRVADLELDQGRHRAFRGKQRIDLTTKEFALLHLLMRQSGVVLSRTQIISFVWDMNFDCDTNVVEVSIRRLRAKIDDPFERKLIHTLRGVGYVLEERD
- a CDS encoding Pathogenicity locus, translated to MSFSPEERAALLKVKGVGPTVVGRLEQLGIVSLAQLAGADALDIVTQASALVGSSCWKNSPQARAAIQAAIAMAKGG
- a CDS encoding cation diffusion facilitator family transporter → MGAGHSHGQVRAGHERKLWMALGLTGSFMIAEVIGAFVTGSLALLSDAAHMLTDTLALAISLVAIQVAKRPADRKRTFGYARFEILAAAFNALLLFVVAFYILFEAWQRLQAPPEIQSTGMLVIAVLGLIVNLISMGLLASGSSESLNVKGAYLEVWSDMLGSLGVILAALVIMFTGWGWVDSLVAAAIGLWVLPRTWTLLKESTNVLLQGVPDGVDIDQVEQGIRGVPGVSEVHDLHIWALTSGKNVLSAHLVAQLDSCDEQVILAQVTELVQERFAIAHVTLQVEQAGFHEQEHDH